GCCGATTCCAAGTTCCAGGAGCGTCACATGAAGCGGGAGCACCCAGCGGATTTCGTGGCCCAGAAGCTGCAGGGGGCCCTCTTCATCTGCTTCACCTGCGCccgctccttcccctcctccaagGCCTTGATCGCTCATCAGCGCACCCATGGTCCAGGCGCCAGGCCCTCCACGCCAGTGGCACCCCCTGCTGCCCAGCCTACATTCCCCTGCCCTGACTGTGGCAAGACCTTTGGGCAGGCTGCTTCTCTGAGGCGCCACCGCCAGGCGCATGAGACCCGCACCTCTCCGGGCCCCTTTGCCTGCACGGAGTGTGGTCAGGACTTTGCCCAGGAAGCCGGGCTGCATCAACACTACATCCGGCATGCTCGGGGGGAGCTCTGAGTAAGGGTTAAGCCCTCCCTAGGacagtgggtgggggtgggttctTTGGCTGCTAGAACCCACCTCTGATACGGGATGGGGGCCTTGGAAGGATTTGCTTCCCTCCCTGGACAGGCAAAGGACTCCGGATAAATAGGACCCAGCAGACGCTCATCTACAGTTTCAGTCTTTGGAGGACGCAAAGGCCTTCAGGGATATAGTGAAACTAGTGAGATCttttgttgggaaaaaaaa
This genomic window from Ursus arctos isolate Adak ecotype North America unplaced genomic scaffold, UrsArc2.0 scaffold_19, whole genome shotgun sequence contains:
- the ZNF576 gene encoding zinc finger protein 576 isoform X1, translated to MEDPHPEETMEQQDSSKERSPRSPGGDICHLGAPQCTRCLITFADSKFQERHMKREHPADFVAQKLQGALFICFTCARSFPSSKALIAHQRTHGPGARPSTPVAPPAAQPTFPCPDCGKTFGQAASLRRHRQAHETRTSPGPFACTECGQDFAQEAGLHQHYIRHARGEL
- the ZNF576 gene encoding zinc finger protein 576 isoform X3 → MTLGLGRGPGDSCWLPPDLSPRPSGHLGAPQCTRCLITFADSKFQERHMKREHPADFVAQKLQGALFICFTCARSFPSSKALIAHQRTHGPGARPSTPVAPPAAQPTFPCPDCGKTFGQAASLRRHRQAHETRTSPGPFACTECGQDFAQEAGLHQHYIRHARGEL
- the ZNF576 gene encoding zinc finger protein 576 isoform X2, which codes for MLSIDERFHLIYYSVMRAPLLTRGIPVTMEDPHPEETMEQQDSSKERSPRSPGGDICHLGAPQCTRCLITFADSKFQERHMKREHPADFVAQKLQGALFICFTCARSFPSSKALIAHQRTHGPGARPSTPVAPPAAQPTFPCPDCGKTFGQAASLRRHRQAHETRTSPGPFACTECGQDFAQEAGLHQHYIRHARGEL